One Aegilops tauschii subsp. strangulata cultivar AL8/78 chromosome 7, Aet v6.0, whole genome shotgun sequence genomic window carries:
- the LOC109780452 gene encoding uncharacterized protein: MMECTLEANELWEDIDPGGDDYLKGGALYWKDRQAITTICSVMLVDVQQHLISKTSAKEAWDTLKTLHLGHSRVREANLQTLWKSYESLRMGEDETVDAFTARVATMVNGICSLGEKLEDISVVRCFPHAAPPCYMPIVSGIEQCVDLKTLTLDDLVRRFRVHDERMKLSYGDAKSDEYLMLTRAQWQAMVSKENNFDKASGSGGKYHPAKDADKQSDKPKKKKFNKRKIRCHNGNLLVQFKSACKNPPKEKTIMAEEDDESDLMLMCELVNKEDHVLQASATEIALSE, encoded by the coding sequence ATGATGGAGTGCACGCTCGAGGCCAATGAGCTCTGGGAAGACATCGACCCCGGCGGTGATGACTACCTGAAGGGTGGTGCCTTGTATTGGAAGGATCGCCAAGCTATCACGACCATCTGCTCGGTGATGCTGGTGGACGTGCAACAGCATCTAATCTCAAAGACATCAGCGAAGGAGGCGTGGGACACGCTGAAGACATTGCATCTAGGGCACTCGCGTGTGCGCGAGGCAAACTTGCAAACTTTATGGAAAAGTTACGAGAGTTTGAGGATGGGAGAAGATGAGACGGTGGACGCCTTCACAGCAAGGGTTGCCACTATGGTAAACGGGATTTGCAGTCTCGGGGAGAAGCTAGAGGACATCTCCGTGGTCCGGTGTTTTCCACATGCCGCTCCACCATGCTACATGCCGATTGTGTCGGGGATCGAGCAATGTGTTGATCTCAAGACTCTCACTTTGGATGATCTGGTTCGTCGCTTCAGGGTGCATGACGAGCGGATGAAACTAAGTTACGGTGACGCAAAGTCGGATGAGTACCTGATGCTTACACGTGCTCAGTGGCAGGCGATGGTTTCCAAGGAGAACAATTTCGATAAGGCGTCTGGTAGCGGCGGAAAGTACCATCCCGCAAAGGACGCCGACAAACAGTCGGATAAGCCAAAGAAGAAAAAGTTCAACAAAAGGAAGATCCGCTGCCACAACGGTAATCTGCTCGTCCAATTCAAGTCAGCGTGTAAGAATCCCCCGAAGGAGAAGACGATCATGGCCGAGGAAGATGATGAAAGTGACCTGATGTTGATGTGCGAGCTCGTGAACAAGGAGGATCATGTTCTTCAAGCATCGGCTACAGAAATCGCGCTTAGTGAATAA